A window of the Arachis duranensis cultivar V14167 chromosome 5, aradu.V14167.gnm2.J7QH, whole genome shotgun sequence genome harbors these coding sequences:
- the LOC107490130 gene encoding FCS-Like Zinc finger 15, whose product MENSNSNSNSSKQQKNRNRMMMLEGGVVGLGIVAAMSITKNNSISTHNTDIVSSAKAAANFRGINTKNNGLFFASTFSKIGSHFVSPSSYFLNSCNLCNKHLHGVDIFMYRGERAFCSAECRETHIRNDDYQEKCLPGVMKPLDCSTSPCSGPPVSLAGVAVA is encoded by the exons ATGGAGAATTCTAATTCTAATTCCAACTCGAgcaaacaacaaaagaataggaATAGGATGATGATGTTAGAAGGAGGGGTTGTTGGGTTAGGCATAGTTGCAGCCATGAGTATCACAAAGAACAACTCCATTTCCACTCATAATACTGATATTGTGTCCTCTGCTAAGGCTGCTGCTAACTTTAGGGGTATCAATACCAAAAACAATGGCCTTTTCTTTGCTTCTACCTTCAGTAAGATTGGAAGCCATTTTGTGTCTCCGAGTTCTTACTTTCTCAATTCCTGCAATCTCTGCAACAAGCATCTTCATGGGGTCGACATCTTCATGTACAG AGGGGAGAGGGCCTTTTGTAGTGCAGAATGCCGTGAGACACACATCAGAAACGATGATTACCAAGAGAAGTGCTTGCCTGGTGTGATGAAGCCACTTGATTGCTCCACGTCTCCCTGCTCTGGTCCTCCTGTTTCTTTGGCTGGTGTTGCTGTAGCATGA
- the LOC107490129 gene encoding biotin carboxylase 1, chloroplastic, producing the protein MESRIMAALNSVTSPHLPSHSPGLYAVENSIKSSQCSFSAGSKKVSFPRQRCSHVTKTRAARDGGAGGALGATCQAEKILVANRGEIAVRVIRTAHEMGIPCVAVYSTIDKDALHVKLADDAVCIGEAPSSQSYLLIPNVLSAAISRRCTMLHPGYGFLAENAVFVEMCREHGINFIGPNPDSIRVMGDKSTARDTMKKAGVPTVPGSDGLLQTTEEAIRLANEIGFPVMIKATAGGGGRGMRLAKEPDEFVKLLQQAKSEAAAAFGNDGVYLEKYVQNPRHIEFQVLADKYGNVVHFGERDCSIQRRNQKLLEEAPSPALTPELRKAMGDAAVAAAASIGYIGVGTVEFLLDERGSFYFMEMNTRIQVEHPVTEMISSVDLIEEQIRVAMGEKLRYKQEDIVLRGHSIECRINAEDAFKGFRPGPGRITAYLPSGGPFVRMDSHVYPDYVVPPSYDSLLGKLIVWAPTREKAIERMKRALDDTIITGVPTTIDYHKLILDIEDFKNGKVDTAFIPKHEEELAMPPVKMVLAKEFAGVNA; encoded by the exons ATGGAGAGTAGAATAATGGCTGCGCTCAACTCCGTTACCTCTCCTCATCTGCCTTCTCATTCCCCG GGTCTGTACGCGGTGGAGAACAGCATCAAGAGCTCCCAATGCAGCTTCTCAGCGGGGAGTAAGAAGGTGAGTTTTCCGAGGCAAAGGTGCAGTCACGTGACGAAGACCAGGGCGGCACGTGATGGTGGTGCTGGTGGTGCTCTCGGTGCCACGTGTCAGGCGGAGAAGATCCTGGTGGCGAACAGAGGCGAGATCGCGGTGCGAGTCATCAGAACCGCTCATGAGATGGGAATTCCGTGCGTGGCTGTGTACTCGACCATTGATAAGGACGCGCTTCATGTCAAGCTCGCTGATGATGCTGTTTGCATCGGTGAAGCGCCTAGCAGTCAATC GTACTTATTGATTCCAAATGTTCTATCTGCTGCTATTAGCCGAAGATGCACAATGTTGCATCCTGGGTATGGTTTCCTTGCTGAAAATGCAGTGTTTGTTGAGATGTGCAGAGAGCATGGAATCAATTTTATTGGGCCAAAT CCCGACAGTATTCGGGTTATGGGTGACAAATCAACTGCCAGAGATACAATGAAGAAAGCAGGTGTTCCTACGGTTCCGGGAAGTGATGGATTGTTACAG ACCACAGAGGAAGCTATCAGGCTGGCAAATGAGATTGGTTTCCCTGTAATGATCAAG gcAACAGCTGGAGGTGGAGGGCGTGGCATGCGCCTTGCTAAAGAACCTGATGAATTTGTAAAGTTATTACAG CAAGCTAAGAGTGAAGCTGCTGCTGCATTTGGTAATGATGGAGTTTATTTGGAAAAGTATGTCCAAAACCCAAGGCACATTGAGTTCCAG GTTCTTGCTGATAAATATGGTAATGTAGTTCACTTTGGAGAACGTGATTGCAGCATCCAG AGGCGTAATCAGAAACTGTTGGAAGAAGCACCTTCTCCTGCATTGACCCCAGAGTTGCGTAAGGCAATGGGTGATGCAGCAGTTGCTGCAGCTGCATCTATAGGTTACATAGGTGTTGGAACAGTTGAGTTCCTCTTGGATGAAAGAGGTTCTTTTTACTTCATGGAGATGAACACTCGTATCCAG GTTGAGCATCCGGTGACAGAAATGATTTCTTCTGTTGATTTGATAGAAGAGCAAATTCGTGTAGCTATGGGGGAAAAACTTCGATACAAACAG GAGGATATTGTGCTCAGAGGACATTCTATTGAATGCCGTATCAATGCAGAGGATGCTTTCAAGGGTTTTAGACCAGGGCCAG GTAGAATAACAGCATACTTGCCATCTGGTGGTCCATTTGTTAGAATGGACAGCCATGTTTATCCTGATTATGTGGTTCCTCCAAGCTATGACTCCCTTCTTGGAAAG CTTATTGTTTGGGCTCCAACAAGAGAAAAGGCAATTGAACGTATGAAAAGGGCACTTGATGACACAATTATCACAG GGGTTCCTACTACAATTGATTACCATAAACTTATCCTTGACATAGAG GATTTCAAAAATGGCAAAGTTGATACTGCTTTTATTCCAAAGCATGAAGAGGAGTTGGCAATG CCTCCTGTGAAGATGGTACTGGCCAAAGAATTCGCTGGTGTAAATGCATGA
- the LOC107490131 gene encoding LOW QUALITY PROTEIN: auxin response factor 19-like (The sequence of the model RefSeq protein was modified relative to this genomic sequence to represent the inferred CDS: inserted 2 bases in 1 codon; substituted 1 base at 1 genomic stop codon) produces the protein MKTQPEPAAVVAVPNPEEKKSINPELWQACAGPLVNLPPAGTHVFYFPQGHSEQVAASLKKDVDGQIPNYPNLPSKLLCLLHSVTLHADPETDEVYAQMTLQPVPSYDKEALLRSDLALKSNKAQPEFFCKQLTASDTSTHGGFSVPRRAAEKIFPPLDYSMQPPAQELVARDLHDNVWTFRHIYRGQPKRHLLTTGWSLFVSGKRLFAGDSVLFIRDEKQQLLLGIRRANRQPANISSSVLSSDSMHIGILAAAAHAAANNSPFTVFYNPRASPSEFVIPLAKYYKAVYSHQISPGMRFRMMFETEDSGTRRYMGTITGISDLDPVRWKNSQWRNLQVGWDESTAGEKRSRVSLWEIEPVTAPFFICPPVNNSTIYYLHSSSEKXNLADDDPSDFDNLFKRTMPWLGDDMCMKDPQGLPGMSLVQWMNMQQNPSLANSMQPNYVPSLPGSVLQNLPGADISRQLGFSSSQIPQPNNVAFNTQRLLQTAQQLDHLQKLPSASVNLGTVMQPQQQLGDISQQSKQNLGSQTLPQSQVQAQILHPQNLVQTNNILQQQQSSIQNHQFNRCVPQNPPQQQQQQQTIMGQNQQQTMVPSTIPDHVQQLQMSDNQIQLQLLQKLQQQQQTLLAQQSALQQPSQLAQIQDQQRQLLDAAQSFSRLVPPGQVLEIPPVLQNSLPESNAITNQMTKAGRSNIHISHLPQQPKPQQQSGLLPEMSGQMALPPTPSPNQLSAAGSGILNGAAVAGQSVITDDVPSCSTSPSTNNSASAVPLLINSQLHRSSITADDMAQSTATLLSSGALETMSSGANMVKDLQPKSEVKPSLNISKNQNQGSLVHQTYLNGAAAQTDYLDTSSSTTSVCLSQSDAHMHQNNNPMSYNPQSMLFRDNSQDGEVQADTRSNVPYGNNVDSQMGMPLNPDSLLPKGTVGMGKDMSNNXSTIDDSSFLNRGGWAPPPPPPPPPLPAPQFQRMRTYTKVYKRGAVGRSIDITRYSDYEELKHDLARRFGIEGQLEDRHRIGWKLVYVDHENDVLLVGDDPWEEFVNCVRCIKILSPQEVQQMSLDGDFGNASLPNQACSSSDGGNT, from the exons ATGAAGACGCAGCCTGAACCTGCCGCCGTCGTCGCCGTACCTAACCCCGAAG AGAAGAAGAGCATCAACCCGGAGCTATGGCAAGCGTGTGCGGGGCCGTTGGTGAACCTTCCGCCGGCGGGAACACACGTCTTCTACTTCCCTCAAGGACACAGTGAGCAG GTCGCAGCGTCTTTGAAGAAAGATGTGGATGGACAGATTCCAAACTATCCTAATCTTCCATCCAAGTTGTTGTGTCTCCTTCACAGTGTTACTTTGCAT gCTGACCCAGAAACCGATGAAGTTTATGCTCAGATGACACTTCAACCTGTGCCTTCT TATGATAAGGAAGCTTTATTAAGATCAGATCTTGCTCTCAAGTCAAACAAGGCACAGCCTGAGTTTTTCTGCAAACAGCTGACAGCTAGTGATACAAGCACACATGGAGGTTTCTCTGTGCCTCGCCGAGCAGCAGAGAAAATATTCCCTCCTCTT GATTATTCTATGCAACCTCCTGCACAAGAACTTGTGGCTAGGGATTTGCATGATAATGTTTGGACTTTCCGTCATATATATCGAG GGCAACCAAAGCGCCACTTGCTTACAACTGGATGGAGTCTATTTGTCAGTGGAAAGAGGCTCTTTGCTGGAGACTCTGTTTTATTTATACG AGATGAAAAGCAGCAGCTTCTTTTGGGCATCAGGCGAGCTAACAGGCAACCAGCCAACATATCATCCTCGGTATTGTCAAGTGATAGTATGCATATTGGGATTCTTGCGGCAGCTGCTCATGCTGCTGCAAATAATAGTCCCTTTACCGTCTTTTACAATCCTAG GGCTAGTCCTTCAGAGTTTGTTATTCCTTTAGCCAAGTACTACAAGGCAGTGTACAGCCATCAAATATCACCTGGAATGCGTTTCCGAATGATGTTTGAAACCGAAGACTCAGGAACTAGAAG GTATATGGGTACAATTACAGGAATCAGTGATCTAGATCCTGTGAGATGGAAAAATTCACAATGGCGTAATTTGCAG GTTGGTTGGGATGAGTCAACTGCTGGGGAAAAGCGTAGCAGGGTTTCACTTTGGGAAATTGAACCAGTGACTGCTCCTTTTTTCATCTGCCCTCCGGTAAATAATTCTACTATTTATTATTTGCATTCTAGTtccgaaaaataaaat CTTGCAGATGATGATCCATCTGATTTCGATAATCTTTTCAAGCGGACAATGCCTTGGCTTGGTGATGATATGTGCATGAAGGATCCTCAAGGCCTACCTGGCATGAGCTTAGTTCAATGGATGAACATGCAGCAAAATCCTAGTCTTGCTAACTCAATGCAGCCTAATTATGTACCATCATTGCCTGGATCTGTTTTGCAAAATCTTCCTGGTGCAGATATTTCCCGTCAGCTGGGGTTTTCTTCTTCACAAATTCCTCAGCCTAACAATGTAGCCTTCAACACTCAGAGGCTACTTCAGACTGCACAACAACTTGATCATCTTCAGAAGCTACCGTCAGCATCTGTCAACTTGGGAACAGTGATGCAGCCGCAGCAACAGTTGGGTGATATCTCTCAACAATCTAAGCAGAACTTAGGAAGTCAAACTCTTCCACAGAGTCAAGTTCAGGCCCAGATCTTGCATCCCCAGAATCTTGTCCAAACAAACAATATTCTTCAACAGCAACAATCATCCATTCAAAACCACCAATTCAATCGATGTGTCCCTCAGAACCCTCCACAGCAGCAGCAACAGCAACAGACAATTATGGGTCAGAATCAGCAACAAACTATGGTCCCATCTACTATACCTGACCATGTTCAACAGTTACAGATGTCTGATAATCAGATTCAGCTTCAATTGTTACAAAAGCTTCAACAGCAACAGCAAACACTCTTAGCACAACAATCTGCGCTGCAGCAGCCTTCTCAACTTGCTCAAATCCAAGATCAGCAGAGGCAACTGTTAGATGCAGCACAGAGCTTCTCTAGGTTAGTCCCTCCTGGTCAAGTGCTTGAAATTCCTCCGGTACTTCAAAATTCACTCCCAGAGAGTAATGCGATCACAAATCAAATGACAAAGGCTGGTCGGAGCAATATACATATCTCTCATTTGCCTCAGCAGCCAAAGCCTCAGCAACAATCTGGCTTGCTGCCTGAGATGTCTGGTCAAATGGCACTTCCCCCTACCCCTTCACCAAACCAGCTCTCTGCTGCTGGCAGTGGCATACTGAATGGAGCAGCTGTAGCTGGACAATCTGTAATTACTGATGATGTTCCATCTTGCTCCACCTCACCTTCTACAAATAACTCTGCCAGTGCAGTTCCATTATTGATAAATTCCCAGTTACATAGAAGCTCAATAACTGCTGATGACATGGCTCAATCTACTGCAACATTATTGAGTTCAGGTGCTTTAGAAACCATGTCATCAGGTGCAAACATGGTAAAAGATTTACAGCCCAAGTCTGAAGTCAAGCCTTCTTTAAACATCTCCAAAAATCAGAATCAAGGGAGTTTGGTTCATCAGACATACTTGAATGGTGCTGCTGCTCAAACAGATTATTTGGATACATCATCTTCGACAACTTCAGTTTGCCTATCTCAGAGTGATGCTCACATGCATCAGAATAACAACCCGATGTCTTACAATCCACAGTCTATGTTGTTTAGAGACAACAGTCAGGATGGGGAAGTTCAGGCAGATACTAGGAGTAATGTTCCATATGGCAATAATGTTGATAGCCAAATGGGAATGCCATTGAATCCAGATTCTCTTTTACCCAAAGGCACAGTGGGGATGGGGAAGGATATGTCGAATAA TTCAACAATAGATGATAGTAGCTTCTTGAATAGGGGTGGATGggctccaccaccaccaccaccaccaccgccaTTGCCAGCACCACAGTTTCAGCGTATGAGGACATATACCAAG GTTTATAAACGAGGAGCTGTCGGAAGGTCCATAGACATCACTCGGTATTCAGATTATGAGGAGCTTAAACATGATCTAGCTCGCAGATTTGGCATAGAGGGCCAGCTGGAGGATCGACACAGGATAGGCTGGAAACTTGTCTATGTAGATCATGAAAATGATGTTCTACTAGTGGGAGACGACCCTTGGGA GGAGTTTGTTAATTGTGTACGCTGTATCAAGATTCTTTCTCCCCAAGAAGTACAACAGATGAGCTTGGATGGAGATTTTGGCAATGCTAGCCTTCCAAATCAAGCTTGTAGCAGCTCTGATGGTGGGAATACTTGA